Proteins encoded within one genomic window of Microbacterium sp. zg-B185:
- a CDS encoding alpha/beta hydrolase, which yields MTQSFKERRAALVALGLDLTPEMVAGTINLTAPDIDPAIYNAVAVTKDLSYGPHERHVLDVYAPAAGDDVKRPVVVYVHGGGFVRGANDSEQTPYFKNVGSWAVQQGWVAVAINYRLAPEFAYPSGAEDVAAAVTWVIDHIREYGGDTSKVFLCGQSAGAMHVADYVVGHGGYGPHGRALAGAAIISCLYDVGRATRKDMHLAYWGEDVSAWAERGTLGGLIDTDLPLLCTVSEFDEPEFQDHATQFAAEWHARKGTFAPLHLLYSQNHLTPVYAIGSPWDAFGPLLSRFIDANA from the coding sequence ATGACGCAGTCGTTCAAGGAGCGCCGGGCGGCGCTTGTCGCCCTCGGCCTGGATCTGACCCCCGAGATGGTCGCCGGCACCATCAACCTGACCGCACCCGATATCGATCCGGCGATCTACAACGCAGTCGCCGTCACCAAAGACCTGTCGTACGGCCCGCACGAGCGCCACGTCCTCGACGTTTACGCTCCTGCGGCCGGGGACGACGTGAAGCGTCCCGTCGTGGTCTACGTCCACGGCGGCGGCTTCGTCCGCGGCGCGAACGACTCCGAGCAGACGCCGTACTTCAAGAACGTCGGCTCGTGGGCGGTCCAGCAGGGCTGGGTGGCGGTGGCAATCAACTACCGGCTGGCGCCGGAGTTCGCCTACCCGTCCGGCGCCGAGGACGTCGCCGCCGCGGTGACCTGGGTCATCGATCACATCCGCGAATACGGCGGGGACACCTCCAAGGTGTTCCTGTGCGGCCAGTCCGCCGGAGCAATGCACGTCGCCGACTACGTCGTCGGCCACGGCGGCTACGGTCCGCACGGCCGCGCCCTGGCCGGCGCGGCGATCATCTCCTGCCTCTACGACGTCGGACGGGCGACGCGCAAGGACATGCACCTGGCCTACTGGGGCGAGGATGTTTCCGCCTGGGCGGAGCGGGGCACTCTGGGCGGCCTTATCGACACCGACCTGCCCCTCCTGTGCACGGTCAGCGAATTCGATGAGCCGGAGTTCCAGGATCACGCGACGCAGTTCGCCGCGGAGTGGCATGCACGCAAGGGCACGTTCGCCCCACTGCACCTGCTCTACTCGCAGAACCACCTGACCCCGGTCTACGCCATCGGCTCCCCGTGGGATGCGTTCGGGCCGCTGCTGAGCCGGTTCATCGACGCCAACGCGTAA
- a CDS encoding LacI family DNA-binding transcriptional regulator, with amino-acid sequence MNSDTPPTIDDVAATAGVSRSTVSRVINDDPRVSDDSRAAVGRAIRDLCYTPNGAARSLARTRRISTD; translated from the coding sequence ATGAACTCCGATACCCCGCCGACCATCGACGATGTCGCCGCCACCGCTGGCGTATCGCGCTCGACCGTCTCGCGCGTCATCAACGACGACCCGCGAGTCAGCGACGACTCCCGCGCAGCCGTCGGGCGTGCCATCCGCGACCTCTGCTACACGCCCAACGGCGCCGCCCGGTCGCTGGCTCGAACGCGTCGAATCTCGACGGACTGA
- a CDS encoding NAD(P)-dependent oxidoreductase — protein MTNVTVIGLGAMGLPMALHLGRSFAVTVYDIDPVAVDAATRGGATPAGTLSDAGSGADVVVLVVRDAGQLEEALFGPDALSPSLAEGAVVVITSTVGEQALLSSAARLAERDVLCVDAALSGGPVRAGTGDLLVMVGGSPEARAAAHDVLDALASTLCLVGDRVGQGQQLKVVNQLLCGIHTAAAAEALTLAHSFGLDLDMVIDVLGAGAAASFMLADRGPRIAQRIRGEEPPLRSRLDVIGKDMGIVGDATRAHKVGAPVAGAAEQLYRVGEAAGLAAEDDSIIATILAGVRG, from the coding sequence ATGACCAACGTGACCGTGATCGGACTGGGTGCCATGGGGCTGCCCATGGCGCTGCACCTCGGGCGGTCGTTCGCCGTTACGGTGTACGACATCGACCCCGTAGCCGTGGATGCCGCAACACGGGGCGGCGCGACCCCGGCCGGAACGCTCAGCGACGCGGGCAGCGGGGCCGATGTCGTCGTGCTCGTCGTCCGCGACGCCGGTCAGCTCGAGGAGGCTCTCTTCGGCCCGGACGCTCTCTCGCCGTCGCTCGCGGAGGGCGCCGTCGTGGTGATCACATCGACCGTCGGCGAACAGGCCCTGCTCAGCTCCGCTGCGCGGTTGGCGGAGCGCGACGTTCTCTGCGTGGACGCCGCACTCTCGGGTGGGCCCGTGCGCGCCGGGACGGGGGACCTGCTGGTCATGGTGGGCGGATCGCCGGAGGCGCGCGCCGCCGCCCACGACGTGCTCGATGCGCTCGCCTCGACGCTGTGCCTCGTCGGCGACCGGGTGGGGCAGGGACAGCAGCTCAAGGTTGTCAACCAGCTGCTGTGCGGCATCCATACTGCGGCGGCGGCGGAGGCCCTCACGCTCGCGCACAGCTTCGGTCTCGATTTGGACATGGTCATCGACGTTCTCGGCGCGGGTGCGGCGGCGTCGTTCATGCTGGCCGACCGTGGTCCGCGAATCGCACAGCGAATCCGCGGAGAGGAACCCCCACTTCGATCCCGCCTCGATGTCATCGGCAAGGACATGGGAATCGTGGGAGACGCGACCCGGGCGCACAAGGTCGGTGCGCCGGTTGCCGGCGCTGCCGAGCAGCTGTACCGCGTCGGCGAGGCGGCCGGCCTTGCGGCCGAGGACGACTCGATCATCGCGACGATCCTGGCCGGAGTCAGAGGATGA
- a CDS encoding sugar ABC transporter permease has product MTATLARAVPTKRRRSVTARQNLTGWLFVGPFGIVFLALLVLPIGFALYLSMFQKSMIGGTKFVLFGNYLKAFSDPSFLDGVWFVIRFSLVLIPLQMAVSLAIALILDIVITRYARFSRLMIFLPYAIPTVIGALMWGFLYSDNFGPLAEVFEAFGQSAPDFLSSSLIFYGLLNIVTWQWAGYYMIIIYAALQGIDPTLYEAARIDGASQWQIILRIKIPLLTPALLLILVFALIGTLQFFNEPQILQQLAAGAIPNDFTPNMYAYQQAFSLANYNYGATISFALAAVVFVCVYIFLFATRKRGSFTS; this is encoded by the coding sequence ATGACTGCCACTCTCGCCCGCGCTGTGCCCACGAAACGCCGCAGATCCGTCACGGCTCGTCAGAACCTCACCGGGTGGCTCTTCGTCGGCCCGTTCGGCATCGTCTTCCTTGCGCTCCTCGTGCTTCCGATCGGCTTCGCCCTCTACCTGAGCATGTTCCAGAAGTCCATGATCGGCGGCACGAAATTCGTGCTCTTCGGCAACTATCTGAAGGCGTTCAGCGACCCGTCGTTCCTCGACGGAGTGTGGTTCGTGATCAGGTTCTCGCTGGTGCTCATCCCGCTGCAGATGGCGGTCTCGCTGGCGATCGCGCTCATCCTCGACATCGTGATCACCCGGTACGCACGCTTCTCGCGCCTCATGATCTTCCTGCCCTACGCGATCCCGACGGTGATCGGCGCCCTCATGTGGGGGTTCCTCTACAGCGACAACTTCGGCCCGCTCGCCGAGGTCTTCGAAGCCTTCGGTCAATCAGCCCCTGACTTCCTCAGTTCGAGCCTGATCTTCTACGGGCTGCTCAACATCGTGACGTGGCAATGGGCCGGCTACTACATGATCATCATCTACGCCGCGCTGCAGGGGATCGACCCGACCCTCTACGAAGCGGCACGCATCGACGGTGCGTCGCAGTGGCAGATCATCCTCCGGATCAAGATCCCGCTCCTGACCCCCGCACTCCTGCTGATCCTCGTGTTCGCGCTCATCGGCACCCTGCAGTTCTTCAACGAGCCGCAGATCCTCCAGCAGCTCGCCGCGGGAGCCATCCCAAATGATTTCACCCCCAACATGTACGCCTATCAGCAGGCGTTCTCGCTCGCGAACTACAACTACGGCGCGACGATCTCGTTCGCACTGGCCGCCGTGGTGTTCGTCTGCGTCTACATCTTCCTGTTCGCGACCCGCAAGCGAGGGAGCTTCACGTCATGA
- a CDS encoding extracellular solute-binding protein yields the protein MKTTPVIAAAATLVLASALVSCSADGDEADGGGGGGSDATNCTNTITKDDLPVVTMWAWYPNMELVVDNFNEASDEVQVCWTNAGAGGDAYDKFQTAISAGSGAPDVMMVEADRIPTFQVQEALVDLSDLGYEDVKANFSDGAWKDVSVGDAVYGAPVDGGPMGMIYRTDIFDQYGLTPPATWAELETTAQALKDAGGPVFASFAANQPATTTAYFYGNGAEPFTYDPSSEGEIGINLNSPEIKEVLDYWDGLVDKGLVGTEDQFTPEYIAGVIGGNYATYLSAAWAPGYLQGAGVGEGADAGVWAAAPMPQWDAADPVAINWGGSAFVVSSQAQDPELAAKAAFGVYADQASLDDGWQNQIIFPLNVGVLDSPEFQDYEVPFFSGQQANKEVYVPAANAYTGMTYTPLGQYYYSALTNQIAAIIDGSATGSEAADALQADVVAYAEEQGFTVK from the coding sequence GTGAAGACGACACCGGTCATCGCTGCAGCAGCCACACTTGTGCTCGCAAGCGCCCTCGTGTCCTGTTCCGCAGACGGAGACGAAGCCGACGGCGGCGGGGGCGGCGGAAGCGACGCCACCAACTGCACGAACACGATCACGAAGGACGACCTGCCTGTCGTCACCATGTGGGCGTGGTACCCGAACATGGAGCTCGTGGTCGACAACTTCAACGAGGCCAGCGACGAGGTCCAAGTGTGCTGGACGAACGCCGGCGCGGGTGGTGACGCGTACGACAAGTTCCAGACCGCCATTTCTGCCGGCAGCGGTGCTCCTGACGTGATGATGGTGGAGGCGGACCGCATCCCGACCTTCCAGGTTCAGGAGGCGCTCGTCGACCTGAGCGACCTCGGCTACGAGGATGTCAAAGCGAACTTCAGCGACGGCGCGTGGAAGGACGTCTCGGTCGGCGACGCCGTGTACGGCGCCCCGGTCGACGGCGGTCCGATGGGCATGATCTACCGCACCGACATCTTCGACCAGTACGGTCTCACTCCCCCCGCGACGTGGGCGGAGCTCGAGACCACCGCCCAGGCGCTCAAGGACGCGGGAGGACCGGTCTTCGCGAGCTTCGCGGCGAACCAGCCTGCCACGACTACCGCGTACTTCTACGGGAACGGCGCCGAGCCGTTCACGTACGACCCCAGCAGTGAAGGCGAGATCGGGATCAACCTCAACAGCCCCGAGATCAAGGAAGTCCTCGACTACTGGGACGGCCTGGTCGACAAGGGCCTGGTCGGCACGGAGGACCAGTTCACTCCCGAGTACATCGCGGGCGTGATCGGCGGCAACTACGCCACCTACCTGTCGGCCGCGTGGGCTCCGGGATACCTCCAGGGCGCCGGCGTCGGCGAGGGCGCCGACGCGGGTGTGTGGGCGGCAGCCCCCATGCCGCAGTGGGACGCGGCAGACCCGGTCGCGATCAACTGGGGTGGCTCGGCCTTCGTCGTGAGCAGCCAGGCGCAGGATCCCGAACTGGCGGCCAAGGCGGCGTTCGGCGTGTACGCGGACCAGGCATCACTGGATGACGGCTGGCAGAACCAGATCATCTTCCCACTGAACGTCGGCGTGCTCGACTCGCCGGAGTTCCAGGACTACGAGGTTCCGTTCTTCAGCGGTCAGCAGGCCAACAAGGAGGTGTACGTTCCGGCGGCGAATGCCTACACCGGCATGACGTACACACCGCTCGGACAGTACTACTACTCCGCATTGACGAACCAGATCGCCGCCATCATCGATGGCTCGGCGACCGGTTCCGAGGCTGCGGACGCCCTCCAGGCGGACGTGGTGGCGTACGCCGAGGAACAGGGGTTCACCGTCAAGTGA
- a CDS encoding ribose-5-phosphate isomerase: protein MTPDAEPLRIVVGSDEAGLEYKELLRADLEADPRVGSVLDVGVSGAESTDYPHVAVRAARRVAAGEADRALLICGTGLGVAISANKVPGIRAVTAHDSYSVERSVLSNDAQVLCLGQRVIGAELARRLVREWLGYRFDSSSPSAQKVAAIRGYEASPDAT, encoded by the coding sequence ATGACCCCGGATGCCGAACCACTGCGCATCGTCGTCGGCAGCGACGAGGCAGGCTTGGAGTACAAGGAGCTGCTCAGGGCGGACCTCGAGGCGGACCCGCGTGTGGGATCGGTCCTCGACGTCGGAGTGTCCGGCGCTGAGTCGACCGACTACCCACACGTCGCGGTGCGGGCCGCGCGTCGCGTCGCTGCCGGGGAGGCCGACCGCGCGCTGCTGATCTGCGGCACGGGACTGGGTGTTGCCATATCGGCGAACAAAGTGCCGGGAATCCGGGCGGTGACCGCGCATGACTCCTATTCGGTGGAGCGCAGCGTACTGTCGAACGACGCGCAGGTGCTCTGCCTGGGTCAGCGCGTCATCGGCGCGGAGCTGGCCCGGCGGCTCGTCCGAGAGTGGCTGGGATATCGCTTCGATTCGTCGAGTCCCTCAGCCCAGAAGGTCGCAGCGATCCGCGGCTATGAGGCATCACCCGACGCAACGTAG
- a CDS encoding dihydroxyacetone kinase family protein: MTVIFNDPASFADDQLEGFAELYADRLRMVPGGVVGHREGPPRVAVVIGGGSGHYPAFAGLVGTGFAAGAVVGNVFTSPSAAQVYSVAKASDQGRGVILSFGNYAGDLMNFGIAADRLRSEGVDIRIVTVTDDIASSPTAAGRRGIAGDFTVFKVMGAAAEQGSSLDEVERLGRLANDRTRSFGVAFTGCTMPGATAPLFAVPDGAISLGLGIHGEPGVRDTPRLTSRELAAVLVDGVLSERPSAGSARVAVIVNGLGSTKHEELFILWRDVAELLRRHALTPVGAEVGELVTSLDMGGCSLTLMWLDDELEAAWQADAYAPAYRKVGAATAGLRPADIGAVADERGRVPESTAAARALVPALRAAAGLVSRVLHDNEAELGRIDAVAGDGDHGRGMVKGIDAAAAALTAVNGGGLAWNLHRAGREWAAQAGGTSGVLWGAGIEAAAALIGDDRETYDATIAPAAVDAFLAAVTELGGAHPNDKTMVDALTPFAATLRERVESGVRLERAWADAAAAAAAAGQATAAMRPRKGRARPLAERSLGTPDAGATSFALIAAALRPVFATEG, translated from the coding sequence ATGACGGTCATCTTCAACGATCCCGCGTCGTTTGCGGACGATCAGCTCGAGGGTTTCGCCGAACTGTACGCCGACCGCCTGCGGATGGTCCCAGGCGGTGTCGTCGGGCACCGTGAAGGGCCACCGCGCGTCGCGGTCGTGATCGGCGGCGGCTCGGGTCACTATCCCGCGTTCGCGGGTCTGGTGGGGACCGGGTTCGCCGCCGGCGCCGTCGTGGGCAATGTCTTCACCTCTCCCTCCGCCGCTCAGGTCTACTCCGTGGCGAAGGCGTCGGATCAGGGTCGGGGCGTCATTCTGAGCTTCGGCAACTATGCCGGCGACCTGATGAACTTCGGCATCGCCGCCGATCGGCTGCGCAGCGAAGGAGTCGACATCCGGATCGTCACCGTCACGGATGACATCGCGTCGTCGCCGACGGCTGCTGGCCGCCGCGGGATCGCGGGCGACTTCACGGTCTTCAAGGTGATGGGTGCGGCCGCCGAACAGGGGAGCTCGCTCGATGAGGTCGAGCGACTGGGTCGCCTCGCAAACGACCGGACCCGTTCGTTCGGCGTCGCGTTCACGGGATGCACGATGCCCGGCGCGACTGCCCCGTTGTTCGCCGTCCCGGATGGCGCGATAAGCCTCGGCCTCGGCATCCATGGTGAGCCCGGGGTGCGCGACACGCCTCGACTGACGTCGCGGGAGCTGGCGGCCGTCCTCGTCGACGGGGTTCTCTCCGAGCGCCCGTCCGCGGGTTCAGCCCGCGTCGCGGTCATCGTCAACGGACTCGGCTCGACCAAGCACGAAGAGCTCTTCATCCTCTGGCGGGACGTCGCGGAGCTGCTTCGCCGGCATGCGCTCACCCCCGTCGGGGCCGAGGTCGGCGAACTGGTCACGAGCCTGGACATGGGCGGATGTTCGCTCACCCTCATGTGGCTCGATGACGAGTTGGAGGCCGCCTGGCAGGCGGACGCCTACGCGCCCGCCTACCGCAAAGTGGGCGCGGCCACCGCGGGATTGCGCCCGGCCGACATCGGGGCGGTCGCGGACGAGCGTGGCCGCGTTCCCGAATCGACCGCAGCCGCTCGCGCGCTTGTGCCCGCTCTGCGCGCCGCCGCGGGGTTGGTCAGCCGGGTTCTGCACGACAACGAAGCCGAGCTCGGCCGCATCGATGCCGTCGCCGGCGACGGCGACCATGGCCGCGGCATGGTCAAGGGCATCGACGCGGCCGCTGCCGCGCTGACCGCCGTGAACGGCGGCGGTCTGGCATGGAACCTTCACCGCGCCGGTCGGGAGTGGGCAGCGCAGGCCGGCGGCACCTCCGGGGTGCTGTGGGGCGCTGGTATCGAGGCCGCCGCAGCGCTGATCGGGGACGACCGCGAGACGTACGACGCGACGATCGCTCCGGCTGCCGTCGACGCCTTCCTCGCTGCGGTGACCGAACTGGGCGGGGCTCATCCGAACGACAAGACCATGGTCGACGCGCTGACTCCGTTCGCGGCGACGCTCCGCGAACGGGTCGAGAGCGGCGTGCGCCTCGAGCGGGCGTGGGCGGACGCCGCCGCCGCCGCAGCCGCAGCAGGTCAGGCGACCGCGGCCATGCGGCCCAGAAAAGGCCGAGCGCGACCACTTGCCGAACGGAGCCTCGGAACGCCGGATGCCGGGGCCACATCGTTCGCGCTGATCGCGGCGGCGCTCCGTCCGGTGTTCGCGACGGAGGGATGA
- a CDS encoding sugar phosphate isomerase/epimerase, giving the protein MTHDYSFSANWPIAAAMLPFAASHDAGADVWLDQLAQVAFEGLDCVDITDSWVRPGDLDQAALTELGAAIAQVGLRAVAISAIRRSVIDPVDGTANLAYSHRTLDAAAALGVPVVSFGLHRPLLPDQKKVQWFWTEPGAADDQDAATWALATARLRELGEHAAILGIDVSLEMYEDTLIGTVDGALRLVESVGLDNVGLNPDLGNMYRLHRDVEDFLEASARCAPVANYWHVKSYSRDEDRRRGFITAVPAPMEYGSLDYRSAITTAISLGFAAPFCVEHYGGDGLSVAARNAEYVRRMIAVSLGEATAAVREGSVTR; this is encoded by the coding sequence ATGACCCACGACTACTCGTTCAGCGCGAACTGGCCGATCGCCGCGGCCATGCTGCCCTTCGCTGCCAGCCACGATGCCGGCGCCGACGTGTGGCTCGACCAATTGGCGCAGGTCGCCTTCGAGGGGCTCGACTGCGTCGACATCACCGACAGCTGGGTCCGCCCCGGAGACCTCGACCAGGCCGCGTTGACCGAACTGGGCGCGGCGATCGCTCAGGTCGGGCTTCGCGCGGTGGCCATCTCCGCGATACGGCGCAGCGTGATCGACCCCGTCGACGGCACGGCGAATCTCGCCTACAGCCACCGCACGCTCGACGCGGCGGCCGCGCTCGGCGTGCCTGTCGTCAGCTTCGGACTGCATCGACCCCTTCTCCCCGACCAGAAGAAGGTCCAGTGGTTCTGGACCGAGCCCGGCGCCGCCGATGATCAGGATGCCGCCACGTGGGCGCTGGCGACCGCCCGCCTGCGTGAACTGGGCGAGCACGCCGCGATCCTCGGTATCGACGTGTCGCTGGAGATGTACGAGGACACGCTCATCGGAACGGTCGACGGTGCGCTGCGCCTCGTGGAATCCGTCGGCCTCGACAACGTGGGCCTGAACCCGGATCTGGGAAACATGTACCGACTGCATCGGGATGTCGAGGATTTCCTGGAAGCGAGCGCCCGGTGCGCGCCGGTTGCCAACTACTGGCATGTGAAGAGCTATTCGCGCGACGAGGATCGCCGCCGAGGGTTCATCACCGCGGTCCCGGCGCCGATGGAATACGGCTCGCTGGACTACCGATCCGCGATCACGACCGCGATCTCACTGGGGTTCGCCGCTCCGTTCTGCGTGGAGCACTACGGAGGAGATGGACTTTCGGTGGCCGCCCGCAACGCGGAGTACGTGCGACGCATGATCGCGGTCTCGCTCGGCGAGGCCACCGCCGCGGTGCGCGAGGGGAGCGTGACCCGATGA
- a CDS encoding carbohydrate ABC transporter permease translates to MSVTPIESTRARRPTRKTIERRSMPRTPGRVPLNIVLGLLMVYFLIPFWWLIVNSSKSSAGLFGGGSSLWFAGDINYVQNFIDLFTYGGGIYARWLANSALYALVGGIGATVLAVLAGYGLAKYSFAGRRFSFAILLGAVMVPTTALVIPTFVLFAQVGWTNTIWAVIFPTLLNPFGVYLMNVYARDAVPDELLDAARVDGAGEFRSFFQVALPLLRPAIVTVLLLSVVASWNNYFLPLVMLSDNRLFPVTVGIGLWQSTASTYGAAGSQSLWSIIVLGSLVSVIPLIIAFLTLQRYWRGGLAIGSLK, encoded by the coding sequence ATGAGCGTCACGCCCATCGAGAGCACGCGCGCACGCCGGCCCACTCGGAAAACCATCGAGCGCCGATCGATGCCGCGGACGCCCGGCCGCGTGCCATTGAACATCGTGCTCGGGCTGCTGATGGTGTACTTCCTGATCCCGTTCTGGTGGCTCATCGTCAACAGCTCCAAGAGCTCGGCGGGCCTGTTCGGCGGCGGCAGCTCGCTCTGGTTCGCCGGCGACATCAACTACGTCCAGAACTTCATCGACCTGTTCACCTACGGTGGCGGGATCTACGCGCGCTGGCTGGCCAACTCGGCGCTGTATGCGCTCGTCGGGGGAATCGGAGCGACGGTGCTCGCGGTGCTGGCCGGCTACGGATTGGCCAAGTACAGCTTCGCCGGTCGGCGCTTCTCGTTCGCGATCCTGCTCGGCGCCGTCATGGTGCCCACGACCGCCCTCGTGATCCCGACCTTCGTGTTGTTCGCCCAGGTGGGATGGACCAACACGATCTGGGCGGTGATCTTCCCGACGCTGCTCAACCCGTTCGGCGTCTACCTCATGAACGTCTACGCGCGCGACGCGGTTCCCGACGAACTCCTGGATGCCGCCCGGGTCGACGGTGCAGGCGAGTTCAGATCGTTCTTCCAGGTCGCCCTGCCGCTCCTGCGCCCGGCCATCGTGACCGTGCTGCTGCTGTCGGTCGTCGCGTCGTGGAACAACTACTTCCTGCCGCTGGTGATGCTGTCGGACAATCGCCTGTTCCCCGTCACAGTAGGCATCGGGCTCTGGCAGTCGACAGCGTCCACGTACGGTGCGGCGGGGAGCCAGAGCCTGTGGAGCATCATCGTCCTCGGCTCGCTCGTGTCTGTGATTCCGCTGATCATCGCGTTCCTCACGCTCCAGCGCTACTGGCGAGGCGGGCTCGCGATCGGGAGCCTCAAGTGA
- a CDS encoding alpha-N-arabinofuranosidase, translating into MTSAHLTIDPHFIVGPVNRRLFGSFVEHLGRCVYDGIHEPGHATADEHGYRGDVIELVRELGVSTIRYPGGNFVSGYRWEDGVGPREQRPRRLDLAWHSTETNQVGLDEFAVWAKKVGSELMYAVNLGTRGVQDALDVLEYANIRSGTALSDQRVANGTAEPHNVRMWCLGNEMDGPWQLGHGTARDYAELASKTARAMRQVDPDLELVVCGSSGAQMPTFGTWERVVLEETYDDIDFISCHAYYEPKEGDYGSFLASAVNMDRFIDSVVATADHVKAVRGSDKSINISFDEWNVWYQSRYNDVDRITSVDEWPVAPRLLEDSYSVVDAVVSGNLLISLIRHSDRVTAASLAQLVNVIAPIMTEPGGPAWRQTTFFPFAVTSRLARGVSLELKLDCPTYDTASYGHVPVVDAVATFDEEGGETSVFLVNRSMDEHVAIDIDVRMLGEVALGELRSLHDEDMHAANTLQDPDRVRLRGNDTARLRDGTVALSLPPVSWTALTLVTP; encoded by the coding sequence ATGACTTCCGCGCATCTCACCATCGACCCCCACTTCATCGTCGGACCGGTCAATCGCCGCCTGTTCGGCTCCTTCGTGGAGCACCTCGGGCGGTGTGTGTACGACGGCATCCATGAACCCGGCCATGCGACTGCGGACGAGCACGGCTACCGCGGTGATGTGATCGAGCTGGTCCGCGAGCTGGGTGTGTCCACGATCCGCTACCCCGGGGGCAATTTCGTGTCGGGCTATCGATGGGAGGACGGCGTGGGACCGCGCGAGCAGCGTCCGCGACGCCTCGACCTGGCGTGGCATTCGACCGAGACCAATCAGGTGGGCCTCGATGAATTCGCGGTGTGGGCGAAGAAGGTCGGCAGCGAGCTGATGTACGCCGTCAACCTCGGCACTCGCGGAGTGCAGGACGCACTGGATGTCCTGGAATACGCCAACATCCGTTCCGGGACCGCACTGTCGGATCAGCGCGTCGCCAACGGCACCGCGGAACCGCACAACGTCCGGATGTGGTGCCTCGGAAACGAGATGGACGGCCCGTGGCAACTCGGGCATGGCACGGCACGCGACTATGCCGAACTCGCGTCGAAGACGGCTCGTGCGATGCGCCAGGTCGATCCCGATCTGGAACTCGTCGTGTGCGGAAGCTCGGGCGCTCAGATGCCCACGTTCGGCACGTGGGAGCGCGTCGTCTTGGAAGAGACCTATGACGACATCGACTTCATCTCGTGTCACGCCTATTACGAGCCGAAGGAGGGGGACTACGGCAGCTTCCTGGCGTCGGCGGTGAACATGGATCGGTTCATCGACTCCGTCGTCGCCACAGCCGATCACGTCAAGGCGGTGCGCGGCAGCGACAAGTCGATCAACATCTCGTTCGACGAGTGGAACGTCTGGTACCAGTCGCGGTACAACGACGTTGACCGGATCACCTCGGTCGATGAATGGCCGGTCGCCCCGCGACTGCTGGAGGATTCGTACTCCGTGGTGGATGCTGTCGTGTCCGGCAACCTGCTCATCTCTCTGATCCGCCACTCCGACCGAGTCACCGCTGCGAGCCTCGCCCAGCTGGTGAACGTCATCGCACCGATCATGACCGAGCCCGGCGGGCCGGCATGGCGGCAGACCACGTTCTTCCCGTTCGCGGTGACATCGCGGCTTGCGCGCGGAGTGAGCCTGGAACTGAAGCTGGACTGCCCGACGTACGACACGGCCAGCTATGGTCATGTCCCCGTGGTGGACGCTGTGGCCACTTTCGACGAAGAGGGCGGCGAGACGTCTGTCTTTCTTGTGAACCGCAGCATGGACGAGCACGTCGCGATCGACATCGACGTTCGGATGCTCGGAGAGGTCGCTCTCGGTGAGCTGCGGTCGCTGCACGACGAGGACATGCACGCGGCCAACACGCTCCAGGACCCGGACCGCGTGCGGCTGCGCGGCAACGACACGGCACGTCTGCGGGACGGGACGGTCGCTCTGTCCCTCCCTCCGGTGTCATGGACCGCGCTCACCCTGGTCACGCCATGA